In Oscillospiraceae bacterium, one DNA window encodes the following:
- a CDS encoding ADP-ribosylglycohydrolase family protein encodes MQVQNLNTEVKIMIKLNRQKYLDKLHACWLGKNIGGTLGAPYEGKRTFQNITDFATPKGQNYPNDDLDLQLVWLAAIEDVTPAYFSTKTLAEYWMDWIPPHCNEYGIAKSNLRIGLLPPMSGEIDNDKWKTSNGAWIRSEIWASLCPGVVDTAVKYAVMDAMVDHGLNEGTYAEIFTATIESAAYVESNIRKLIEYGLKKIPEDCRVAQTVRLVMECYDKGIEYSQTREKVVEFNKDLGWFQAPGNLGFVAIGLLYGEGDFRNSVLYAINCGDDSDCTGATVGSIMGIVGGTQSIPEEWKEFVGDNIVTAFINGMYSHRIAKTCTNLKDRVAALVPAVMRANRVSFGFIDGVDEVSDEDFEANNRLHSSDFLNRSPYSYDITDNRPFDVMVELDKTPRVTPGEERKVKLTFTCRDTVYESRKLQLRLILPETWEAGYCQKTLALDYIQRGHGIYGKASVEFTVRAGERIDVTNRVYVEVTSLTLPYPVMIPVIFIG; translated from the coding sequence ATGCAAGTGCAAAACCTAAATACGGAGGTAAAAATAATGATAAAATTGAACAGACAGAAATATCTTGACAAGCTTCATGCCTGCTGGTTGGGAAAAAATATCGGCGGAACTTTGGGTGCGCCCTACGAGGGAAAGAGAACATTTCAGAATATCACCGATTTTGCCACACCAAAAGGACAGAATTACCCCAATGACGATTTGGATCTGCAGCTTGTATGGCTTGCCGCAATCGAAGATGTAACTCCTGCTTATTTCAGCACAAAAACACTTGCAGAATACTGGATGGACTGGATTCCTCCCCACTGCAATGAATACGGCATTGCCAAAAGCAATCTCCGTATCGGACTTTTGCCTCCTATGAGCGGTGAGATAGACAACGACAAATGGAAGACCTCTAACGGAGCGTGGATACGCAGTGAAATCTGGGCTTCTCTGTGTCCCGGTGTTGTGGATACGGCTGTAAAATATGCTGTTATGGATGCTATGGTGGACCACGGTCTCAACGAGGGTACATATGCGGAAATATTTACCGCTACAATAGAAAGTGCCGCTTATGTGGAAAGCAATATAAGAAAGCTTATAGAATACGGACTCAAAAAGATACCCGAGGATTGCAGAGTTGCTCAGACCGTTCGTCTGGTTATGGAATGCTACGATAAAGGCATTGAGTACAGCCAGACAAGAGAAAAGGTTGTTGAATTCAACAAGGATCTGGGCTGGTTCCAGGCACCCGGAAATCTGGGCTTTGTTGCCATAGGTCTTCTGTACGGCGAGGGCGATTTCAGAAACTCCGTTCTTTATGCGATTAACTGCGGCGATGATAGCGACTGCACAGGTGCAACCGTCGGTTCCATAATGGGAATAGTTGGAGGAACTCAATCCATTCCCGAGGAGTGGAAAGAGTTTGTGGGTGACAATATTGTCACAGCATTTATCAACGGAATGTACAGTCACAGAATCGCAAAAACCTGTACAAATCTTAAGGACAGAGTTGCGGCGCTTGTGCCCGCGGTAATGAGAGCCAACAGAGTTTCCTTCGGCTTTATAGACGGTGTTGACGAAGTGTCTGACGAGGATTTTGAGGCAAATAACCGCCTTCACAGCTCGGACTTCCTTAATCGTTCGCCTTATTCCTACGATATAACCGACAACCGTCCCTTTGATGTTATGGTTGAATTGGATAAGACGCCCAGAGTAACCCCCGGTGAAGAAAGAAAGGTTAAGCTTACTTTCACCTGCCGTGACACGGTATATGAATCCAGAAAGCTTCAACTGCGCCTTATTCTGCCCGAAACCTGGGAAGCAGGCTACTGTCAGAAGACCCTTGCGCTGGACTACATACAGCGCGGCCACGGTATTTATGGAAAGGCATCCGTTGAATTTACGGTACGTGCAGGCGAAAGAATCGATGTTACCAACCGCGTGTACGTTGAGGTAACCTCGCTCACGCTTCCATATCCCGTTATGATACCTGTAATTTTTATTGGCTGA
- a CDS encoding AraC family transcriptional regulator has product MQKGKHYWYDEDCFKGGGFHYINTYLHKNYDFRMHSHQFYEMNIIAGGTGRHYINETYVEAKAGDVFIIPPGTSHGYYSDKKIDIYHILIKSDFIKHYKEELTSMREFGILFDVEPTVRSVSSKKCNLTLTYDELNVVKLQLSAILAAEKEESYVYQNVLSLAFICGLCDVMRKKITGQNCHGEGFERIISVTEYIKNNLDRDLSLENISRNSNLSKATLNRLFREYLNVSPMKYVIDCRSAKAYELIAENRHTKSEISQMCGFYDLSHMNKYIKQL; this is encoded by the coding sequence GTGCAGAAAGGAAAGCATTACTGGTATGACGAGGACTGCTTCAAAGGCGGCGGATTTCATTATATCAACACCTATCTGCACAAAAACTATGATTTCAGAATGCATTCCCATCAGTTCTATGAAATGAATATAATCGCGGGCGGCACCGGCAGGCATTATATAAATGAAACCTATGTTGAAGCAAAGGCAGGGGATGTTTTCATTATACCGCCCGGCACCTCCCACGGGTATTACAGTGACAAGAAAATAGACATATACCACATACTTATAAAATCCGATTTTATAAAGCACTATAAAGAGGAGCTGACAAGTATGCGCGAATTCGGTATTTTGTTTGATGTTGAGCCGACAGTGCGCTCAGTTTCCTCCAAAAAATGCAACCTTACACTGACATACGACGAACTGAATGTAGTAAAACTCCAGCTTTCCGCAATCCTTGCGGCAGAAAAAGAGGAAAGTTATGTGTATCAAAATGTCCTTTCACTCGCTTTTATCTGCGGATTATGCGATGTTATGCGCAAAAAAATAACAGGTCAGAACTGCCATGGTGAGGGCTTTGAGCGTATTATAAGCGTAACCGAATATATCAAAAACAATCTGGACAGAGATTTGTCACTTGAGAACATTTCAAGAAATTCCAATCTTTCCAAAGCCACACTCAACCGCCTTTTCAGAGAATATCTGAATGTATCGCCCATGAAATATGTTATTGACTGCAGAAGTGCAAAGGCATACGAGCTGATTGCCGAAAACCGGCACACCAAAAGCGAAATCTCGCAAATGTGCGGATTTTATGACCTTTCGCATATGAATAAATACATCAAACAGCTTTAA